A genomic window from Candidatus Kouleothrix ribensis includes:
- a CDS encoding 6-phosphofructokinase produces MTVTTTRRIGVLTSGGDAPGLNAVIRAVVKTANGLGYEVLGIQRGYEGLIGEPDFRILTGADVSGLLPMGGTILQTTNKGHFGGKRVATAEDDPYQEAFANIQKLGLNGLITIGGEGTQSIALDLARMGAPVIGVPKTIDNDLAGTDRTFGFDTALQVATDAIDRLHTTAASHNRVMVLEVMGRHAGWIALHSGIAGGSDVIIIPEIPFDVQKVADKIMEREQFGNTFSIVVVAEGASPKGGTAFYMAPGRLGGVGTTLTEQLAQITGKDCRTVVLGHLQRGGPPTPYDRILATRFGAAAVTALNDGITCEMVALRAQDIITVPLEEACGHLKTVRPHSDLVRTARGLGVGFGD; encoded by the coding sequence ATGACTGTTACGACCACTCGTCGAATTGGTGTTCTCACAAGCGGTGGCGATGCGCCGGGCCTCAACGCGGTGATCCGCGCCGTCGTCAAAACGGCCAACGGCCTGGGCTACGAAGTGCTAGGCATTCAACGCGGCTACGAGGGCTTGATTGGCGAGCCAGACTTTCGGATCCTGACCGGTGCCGACGTGAGCGGGCTATTGCCGATGGGCGGCACCATCCTACAGACGACCAACAAAGGCCACTTTGGCGGCAAGCGTGTTGCCACCGCCGAGGACGACCCGTACCAGGAGGCCTTTGCGAATATTCAGAAGTTGGGCCTGAACGGCCTGATCACGATTGGCGGCGAAGGCACGCAGTCGATCGCGCTTGATCTCGCGCGTATGGGCGCTCCGGTGATTGGCGTGCCAAAGACGATCGACAACGACCTGGCCGGCACCGACCGCACATTCGGCTTCGATACTGCGCTTCAGGTGGCCACCGATGCGATCGACCGCCTGCACACCACTGCTGCCAGCCACAATCGCGTGATGGTGCTCGAAGTGATGGGCCGCCACGCCGGCTGGATCGCCCTGCATTCGGGCATCGCCGGCGGCTCCGATGTGATCATCATCCCCGAGATCCCGTTCGATGTGCAAAAGGTTGCCGACAAGATCATGGAGCGCGAGCAGTTCGGCAATACCTTCAGCATCGTGGTGGTAGCCGAAGGCGCCTCGCCCAAGGGCGGCACTGCGTTTTACATGGCACCTGGCCGCCTTGGCGGTGTCGGCACCACGCTCACCGAGCAGCTGGCGCAGATCACCGGCAAAGATTGCCGCACCGTCGTGCTGGGGCACTTGCAGCGCGGCGGCCCACCCACGCCCTATGATCGTATTCTGGCTACGCGCTTCGGCGCGGCGGCTGTCACCGCGTTGAACGACGGCATCACCTGCGAGATGGTCGCGCTGCGCGCACAGGATATCATTACAGTGCCGCTTGAAGAGGCCTGCGGTCACCTCAAGACGGTGCGCCCGCATAGCGACCTGGTGCGCACCGCGCGCGGCCTGGGCGTAGGCTTCGGCGACTAA
- a CDS encoding anti-sigma regulatory factor: protein MEIVTCAIGREVDVYLAIGRGRDMATALGFDEIDRTRIEIVILELTRNILVHAGSGQLRLEMLADGERRGIAVIATDQANGIADIDLALRDGYSTAQTLGAGLPGVRRLMDEFAITSQVGQGTSVRAVKWLSRPRLAGIQGGRQS, encoded by the coding sequence ATGGAGATAGTAACGTGCGCCATTGGCCGCGAGGTCGATGTCTACCTGGCAATTGGGCGCGGGCGCGATATGGCCACCGCGCTGGGCTTCGATGAGATCGACCGCACCCGCATTGAGATCGTCATCCTGGAGCTGACCCGCAATATCCTCGTGCATGCCGGAAGTGGCCAGCTGCGCCTTGAGATGCTGGCCGACGGCGAGCGCCGTGGCATCGCGGTGATCGCTACCGACCAGGCCAACGGCATCGCCGATATCGATCTGGCGCTGCGCGATGGCTACAGCACCGCGCAAACGCTCGGGGCCGGGCTGCCGGGCGTGCGCCGCCTGATGGACGAATTTGCGATTACGTCGCAGGTGGGCCAGGGCACCAGCGTGCGGGCGGTGAAGTGGCTGAGCCGCCCACGGCTGGCCGGGATCCAGGGAGGGCGGCAATCGTGA
- a CDS encoding SpoIIE family protein phosphatase, with the protein MTISWGAVCRAKQGQLVSGDIYLVQEYSAGQVIAAVIDGLGGGSEAEHAARLAEQTLLSSPELPLQELTRRSHAALHGTRGAVIGVLRLELDNSVAAYVGVGNIGMQVYSRQPIKPISKNGIIGFRLPTLLELRYVYDPGDIFVLYSDGISSQFAQDGTIDIKQPPQQLAERVLASYGKLSDDATVVVIKT; encoded by the coding sequence GTGACGATCTCCTGGGGCGCGGTCTGCCGCGCAAAACAAGGCCAGCTGGTGTCGGGCGATATCTACCTTGTGCAAGAGTACTCGGCAGGCCAGGTAATCGCAGCAGTGATCGACGGCCTGGGTGGCGGCAGCGAGGCCGAGCATGCAGCCCGGCTGGCCGAGCAGACGCTGCTCAGCTCGCCTGAGCTGCCACTCCAAGAGCTGACCCGCCGCTCGCATGCGGCACTGCACGGCACGCGCGGCGCTGTGATCGGGGTGCTGCGGCTCGAACTCGACAATAGCGTGGCCGCGTACGTCGGCGTCGGTAATATTGGTATGCAGGTGTATAGCCGCCAGCCGATCAAGCCGATCTCGAAAAATGGCATCATCGGGTTCCGCTTACCAACCCTGCTCGAATTACGTTATGTCTACGACCCTGGCGATATCTTTGTGCTCTACAGCGACGGGATCTCGAGCCAGTTTGCCCAGGATGGAACAATCGATATCAAGCAGCCGCCCCAGCAGTTAGCCGAGCGTGTGCTGGCTTCCTACGGTAAGCTCAGCGATGATGCGACGGTGGTTGTGATTAAAACATAG